In Molothrus ater isolate BHLD 08-10-18 breed brown headed cowbird chromosome 7, BPBGC_Mater_1.1, whole genome shotgun sequence, one genomic interval encodes:
- the INHA gene encoding inhibin alpha chain — translation MLLLLHLLPAMLPSAALASCTAAGPDRQLILAKVRARVLEHLSPPLLQEEPQMEARRVHRRDVLESTQVEPEELEDTSQVILFPATDVPCEPTQPDKLLEEEGIFTYLFQPSAHTLSRVVTSAQLWFYTGPSAAPNHSTPDVLTLSPQGRVPVPAMVERTPEHWTVFHLAPVLLPQLWQPLFVLLVRCPGCPCLAEGDKMPFLVAATRAKGSERARRSAMPWSPAALSLLQRPSEELAAHTNCRRASLNISFEELGWDKWIVHPSSFVFHYCHGSCAAGHGLSHRLGVQLCCAALPGTMRSLRVRTTSDGGYSFKYETVPNILAQDCTCV, via the exons atgctgctgctgctgcacctgctgCCTGCCATGCTGCCCAGCGCCGCCCTGGCCAGCTGCACCGCGGCCGGCCCTGACCGGCAGCTCATCCTGGCCAAGGTGCGGGCCCGGGTGCTGGAACACCTGAGCCcccccctgctccaggaggagccACAGATGGAAGCGAGGAGGGTGCACCGGAGAGACGTCCTTGAGAGCACCCAAGtggagccagaggagctggaggacaCCTCCCAGGTGATCTTATTCCCTGCCACAG ATGTTCCCTGTGAGCCCACACAGCCAGACAAGCTGCTGGAGGAAGAAGGGATTTTCACCTACCTCTTCCAGCCCTCGGCACACACCCTGAGTCGTGTGGTGActtctgcccagctctggtttTACACAGGCCCCTCGGCTGCCCCCAACCACTCCACCCCTGACGTGCTGACCCTGTCACCTCAGGGCCGGGTGCCAGTGCCGGCCATGGTGGAGCGAACACCCGAGCACTGGACCGTGTTTCACTTGGCCCcggtgctgctgccccagctctggcagccgCTCTTCGTGCTCCTGGTGCGCTgtcctggctgcccctgcctggccGAGGGGGACAAGATGCCTTTCCTGGTGGCCGCCACCCGGGCCAAGGGCAGCGAGAGGGCTCGTCGCTCTGCCATGCCCTGgtccccagctgccctgagcctgctgcagcGTCCCTCCGAGGAGCTAGCTGCCCACACCAACTGCCGCCGGGCTTCCCTCAACATCTCCTTcgaggagctgggctgggacaagTGGATCGTGCATCCCAGCAGCTTTGTTTTCCACTACTGCCATGGGAGCTGTGCCGCAGGGCACGGGCTGAGCCACCGGCTGGGCGTGCAGCTCTGCTGCGCTGCCCTGCCGGGCACCATGCGCTCCCTGCGCGTCCGCACCACCTCCGACGGCGGCTACTCCTTCAAGTACGAGACGGTGCCCAACATCCTGGCCCAGGACTGCACCTGTGTCTAG